The nucleotide sequence ATAGTTCCTTTCTTGAtggctaactcgccgtggtttggccaaaaaagggctcaaaagtggctaactcgagatCAAGACAACCATTTGTCGGGCAAACCAAAGTGATTTAGCTGTCGACAatggtaccattctctttgtcttgtggAGTGGAGAagtataattttcatttttgaatcactcgatttcattgagtattgaagaagttatgaacgtttaaagtttatctAGTTTTCGGGGAGTTTTCCCGTTTTTCAGCGGACCAGTAACTTTTCAGACTATTTTCCAGCCATCTCTAAAAATCaatgggcttccaaataggtataatattgttctacactttcctatcttcattttaatatattatgggttgaatttggttaagaaacgattgagttacgaagctttgaaaattgcccaaactttcggGCAAGAGCTCCatgacacttaacggagtttttaatggaaggaccaaaataatggatggtggacaatctcagggaccaaagtgatgtgttatgcaaatcttggagaccattttggttaaaaagacTAAATTTACTCAATACTAGCCACGACCTCTACACCATGTGTAtgagcagttttttttttttttttcaatttttttttaattttttttatttcaattgaaTTGACATAGTTACAATTTTTCTCTCATTTGATTTgcttcatttttattattttttaatataattagagAGATTTTTGAAACTTTGGTTAAAAGGTTGATAAGGTGGTGTTATTAGTAATGTTCCTTTCCACCGCGCATTTATGTTTGATGGATTGTCCTTACAGTTCAGGTGTATTCTTATAGAGAAATTAAAACAACACAATAAAATTGATAAAGCATGCGCGATAATCACCctcaaaatattaaataagacACAATTAAGAACTTCAAAACACGAAAATAAGCAAGGTTTGCGCTACATAAACAACAACCAAAAGTTCAGATATGCTACAAAGGAAGGACAACCAAAAACATATTGTCCAATTCCAACAACCTAGTTAACTATTGCATACCTAAAAACATGAAAAGTTGCAACACGAAGTACGAAGGCAAGGCATCATGTGCCGTAGCCGTTGTCTTAGAGAAAGCCTTACAAAATAAGGCTAGCTAAATGCCATACCCTAACGGGCCATCCATGTCAATCCCATTGATGTCTTGCTCTGCCTTTGTCAAGTGTTTTTTCACTACTGCATGATCAATCGTTGCAGCAGCTAGCGCAGCCCTCCTCCTTTTCAGTTCATTCGCCAAAGCCTCCACATCATCTCTCAGCCTCTTCAGTCTGCCTGCCTTGTGTACAAACCTCGTCATATCGAATGCAGATTCAACATGAGGCTTCAGCCATGCCAAATCAAACTTGAAGCTCTCAAGCTCCTCCCACAGAAGTTCAAGGCGGTTACAAGCATCCAGGGTCATATCCTTTACCTTTGTAGTTTTCAGAAAATGCAGAAGCCGGCCCAAAGCTGTGAATGCGCATTCTGAATATTTCTGACTTCTTTTATGCATACAGACAATCAGCTCAGGATGCGAGTTACAGACTCCCTCTAGCAGTGGCACAAAAACTTTCTCTATTCGCCCTAAACCCCTAAAATCCACAAGCTCTTCGGTTACGGTGTTTGGGACTTCTCCAAGTGCCCTGGCTAGGGAAGGGTCAGTAGGGCTAGCGACTGGGGGCTCGGTGTGAACTTGTCCAGAACCTTGTGCATCTTGGAAGGGGGCAAATAACAGTTCAGAGCATGGCGCGTTAGGTTCTGCAGAAGAGTCTAGACCTTGCTCATGATTCACATATGAAAATTCAATAGTTACAGAAATACCTGTTCCTTGGTGTTCAACCTTGATTGGGACATTAAGATTGGCTTCAACAATACATACATCATTGACAAGATAACCAGCACTTCTGTCATAAAGCTCGCTGATAGGCATGAATGATGTGAAGCCCCACTCACTGTTGATTTCATTGAACTCTTGGGGAACACTGCCTgcgaaccaaaatatcaaggaacgaaaaaacaaatatgtaaaggGCATCACCAGACAATAAGGAAACAATAACAAAGGAGGACCATGTCAAAGTTACTACAGAAGTGTTCTGATACATTTGAATTcaatcaacaacaacaagaaagccttatcccactaagtggggtcggttatatgaatcctagaatatCATTGCCCTCGGTTTTGATAAATTTGAATTCaatcaatgataaaaaaataaaaataaaaactagtaaCAACAGTAACCATACATATATCCATGTTGAAAAACTTAAATCACACATGATATAATATTGTAACTGAACTAAGAACTACAACTACAATTCATTTTATTCTCCAACACCTCCCTCAATCCCTGGAGCATAAGTGGAACTGCAACCCACTTACTGTACGACAGAAAGATATATGGAGGTACCATTATAACTCCGTCTTGACTCAGTAGGAACATAGACTCACGTCGTTCTTGGTACAGATATTCACACTATGCTTAGCAAGACACAACGTGCTATGCCCGTTGTAATGGTAATGTTGTAGGGCCATGCAGCTCATGTTgaataaaaatctcattttacaacTCTACTTGAAGCAcaaaaaagggcaaaaaaaaaaaaaaaaaaaaaaaaagaaggtgtATTCTACAGAATGTTCCATTTGTCATAGATTTCGAAACAAAACATCTCAAGTGAATGTAGCAGTAGCTCTAGCCTGAGGTCTGTAATTCCGTATACTACTATTGCTGGCTAGCCTTGGCATACAAGATAAGTCGACATCAGAGAAAACACACAAACATGAATGGTAAGAAAATACCCTTTGGAGGCCAtgttttggagttcttggtGTCAAGTTGATTGACCAGGGTCATGCTAAAATGGGCAAATCTACTCCACTCCGTTGGCAATGTCGAAACATCTCCAACACCCAAATACAAAGACAACTGCTCTGCAAGATTTGTGTCCTTCCACCCTTGACATAAAAGTATCCGCCTGATAATAAACACACATCCACAATTATATTACGGGGTGCAACTCGAGTGGATTGGGCAGCTTAGAATAAAATCCTAAGTACAGAGAAATATTAACTTGCAGGAAAGGGAATCTACTAGCTATACTAGTGACCAAGGAATCCCCA is from Pyrus communis chromosome 10, drPyrComm1.1, whole genome shotgun sequence and encodes:
- the LOC137746725 gene encoding MATH domain and coiled-coil domain-containing protein At3g58270-like, whose translation is MEKIREGNQNQLVSGTFKWRIENFSKMDKEKLYSQVFVVGGSKWRILLCQGWKDTNLAEQLSLYLGVGDVSTLPTEWSRFAHFSMTLVNQLDTKNSKTWPPKGSVPQEFNEINSEWGFTSFMPISELYDRSAGYLVNDVCIVEANLNVPIKVEHQGTEPNAPCSELLFAPFQDAQGSGQVHTEPPVASPTDPSLARALGEVPNTVTEELVDFRGLGRIEKVFVPLLEGVCNSHPELIVCMHKRSQKYSECAFTALGRLLHFLKTTKVKDMTLDACNRLELLWEELESFKFDLAWLKPHVESAFDMTRFVHKAGRLKRLRDDVEALANELKRRRAALAAATIDHAVVKKHLTKAEQDINGIDMDGPLGYGI